From a single Drosophila biarmipes strain raj3 unplaced genomic scaffold, RU_DBia_V1.1 ptg000018l, whole genome shotgun sequence genomic region:
- the LOC108022262 gene encoding 60S ribosomal protein L21 — protein MTNSKGYRRGTRDMFSRPFRKHGVIPLSTYMRVFKIGDIVDIKGHGAVQKGLPYKAYHGKTGRIFNVTQHAVGVIVNKRVRGKILAKRVNVRIEHIHHSKCREDFLRRVKENERLLKEAKVKEQWVCLKRQPEQPKKAHFVKKLEEPIALAPIPYEFIA, from the coding sequence ATGACTAACTCAAAGGGCTACCGACGTGGCACACGGGATATGTTCTCCCGTCCTTTCCGAAAGCAtggcgtcataccactgtcgACATATATGCGCGTCTTTAAAATTGGAGACATCGTGGACATCAAAGGACATGGAGCCGTACAGAAGGGTTTGCCATACAAGGCTTACCATGGCAAAACTGggcgaatttttaatgtgACTCAGCACGCCGTTGGTGTAATTGTTAATAAGCGTGTACGCGGTAAGATACTTGCCAAGCGTGTTAATGTGCGCATTGAACACATCCATCACTCCAAGTGCCGGGAAGATTTCCTGCGTCGCGTCAAGGAAAACGAGCGCCTCCTAAAAGAGGCAAAGGTCAAGGAACAATGGGTCTGCCTAAAGCGCCAGCCGGAACAGCCAAAGAAGGCGCATTTTGTCAAGAAGTTGGAGGAACCTATCGCACTGGCTCCAATTCCATACGAATTCATTGcctaa
- the LOC122818489 gene encoding uncharacterized protein LOC122818489 isoform X1 — protein MTERGRETAEAPLTPNNLLKGASDIPDLPKDDGQEPVRSATRKQWRIARMMRDRFWKRWVHEYLPTLVRREKWCKRVEPIRRGDLVFICDPAIPRREWKRGVVEEVFTGKDGVPRRAAVRTTDRAKTMRPASKLAVLDVVNAAASRRWGCRGTD, from the exons ATGACAGAAAGGGGAAGAGAAACTGCG GAGGCTCCACTGACGCCTAACAATTTGCTGAAAGGAGCATCGGATATCCCAGATCTCCCCAAGGATGATGGACAGGAGCCCGTGAGATCCGCTACTAGGAAGCAGTGGCGCATAGCAAGGATGATGCGCGATCGCTTCTGGAAGCGTTGGGTGCATGAGTACCTGCCAACTCTTGTGCGCAGGGAGAAATGGTGCAAGCGCGTCGAGCCTATCCGTCGAGGAGACCTTGTATTCATCTGCGATCCAGCCATACCACGAAGGGAATGGAAACGAGGCGTAGTGGAAGAGGTGTTCACCGGGAAGGATGGAGTACCTCGTCGAGCAGCGGTGCGGACTACCGATCGAGCCAAGACTATGCGTCCCGCTTCGAAGCTAGCTGTCCTGGACGTGGTGAATGCGGCTGCTTCACGGCGGTGGGGATGTCGCGGAACGGATTAG
- the LOC127012073 gene encoding uncharacterized protein LOC127012073 — protein MALRRLVNIERKMKRDVDFASAYIRIMDDYVKKGYARRLEAQEVQRFQEGKVWYLPHFGVENPNKPGKIRLVFDAAAKVDGVSLNSALLKGPQRYKPLPAVLFHFREGAVGVCADIKEMFHQVLMQPKDRCAQRFLWRDGDDQREPDVYEMAVMTFGAACSPCSADYVKTVNALRYSSTDPRAALAINEYHYVDDYVDSFASEDEAIAISTRFSKCGQSPEPT, from the exons ATGGCCCTCAGGAGGCTTGTCAACATAGAGCGTAAAATGAAGCGCGATGTGGACTTCGCGTCGGCTTACATCCGGATAATGGACGATTATGTCAAGAAGGGATACGCACGACGACTGGAGGCCCAGGAAGTCCAGAGGTTTCAGGAGGGCAAAGTGTGGTACCTGCCGCACTTCGGAGTGGAAAACCCGAACAAGCCTGGGAAAATCCGGCTGGTTTTCGATGCGGCTGCCAAGGTGGACGGTGTGTCTTTGAATTCAGCGCTACTGAAAGGCCCACAGCGCTACAAGCCCCTCCCAGCAGTGCTCTTCCATTTTCGGGAAGGAGCGGTTGGAGTTTGTGCAGACATCAAGGAGATGTTTCATCAGGTACTGATGCAGCCGAAGGACAGATGCGCCCAGAGGTTTCTGTGGAGAGACGGAGACGACCAGCGAGAGCCGGACGTATACGAGATGGCAGTAATGACGTTCGGAGCGGCCTGCTCACCATGTTCGGCGGACTACGTGAAGACCGTGAATGCCTTGCGGTATAGCAGCACGGACCCGCGAGCAGCCCTGGCCATCAACGAATACCACTACGTGGATGACTACGTCGACAGTTTCGCCAGCGAGGACGAAGCTATCGCCATCTCGACACGG TTCAGCAAGTGTGGTCAGAGCCCTGAACCCACTTGA